The proteins below are encoded in one region of Styela clava chromosome 4, kaStyClav1.hap1.2, whole genome shotgun sequence:
- the LOC120325874 gene encoding sulfotransferase 1C2-like: MERRVRSMPVYTYVSHPSVDGLYAIPSVTTQEGFDAAISYQARPGDIFLCTYPKCGTTWVQNALLGMKYGRPLAKNEKLDIMFPHLELDGIDAVENVEDLPRMIKTHLLFDMTPWNPQSKYICVARNPKDCFASFFYHTVGFTHLYHYEDGKFDDFFELLISGKVDSGDFFDFSTKWWVMSKEKSNVLYVLYEDLKYDPHGEFLRIAQFLGDEWADKVTKNGNELLDAVVNFTSFKNMSQRDYHAPRPAELPFLRKGVIGDWKNLLTKSQSERVDEKMEQSGKKYPGFNKLWDKYAEDLK, translated from the exons ATGGAGCGTCGTGTTCGCAGTATGCCAGTTTACACATATGTGTCTCACCCCTCTGTGGACGGACTGTACGCTATTCCGTCAGTAACAACGCAAGAAGGTTTCGACGCTGCAATATCCTACCAAGCTAGGCCTGGAGATATTTTTCTTTGTACATATCCAAAATGTGGAACAACATGGGTTCAGAATGCACTCCTGGGAATGAAATATGGACGACCCTTAGcaaaaaatgaaaagctggACATCATGTTTCCTCACCTTGAATTAGATGGTATAGATGCCGTTGAAAATGTGGAAGACCTCCCACGAATGATAAAAACACATCTTTTGTTTGATATGACACCATGGAATCCacaatcaaaatatatatgtgtaG CTCGAAATCCCAAAGATTGCTTCGCTTCATTCTTCTATCACACTGTCGGGTTTACGCACTTATACCACTACGAGGATGGGAAATTTGATGATTTCTTTGAACTACTGATCAGTGGGAAAGTTGATTCCGGggatttttttgatttttcaacaaaGTGGTGGGTCATGAGTAAAGAAAAGTCAAATGTTTTGTACGTATTATACGAAGATCTGAAGTACGATCCTCATGG ggAATTTTTAAGAATTGCGCAGTTTCTGGGAGACGAATGGGCTGATAAGGTCAcgaaaaatggaaatgaactTTTGGATGCAGTGGTCAACTTCACCAGTTTCAAGAATATGTCACAGAGAGATTAC caTGCCCCAAGGCCGGCTGAATTACCTTTCTTGCGTAAAGGTGTCATAGGTGATTGGAaaaatttattaacaaaatCACAGAGCGAGAGAGTGGATGAAAAGATGGAACAAAGTGGTAAAAAATATCCAGGATTTAATAAATTATGGGATAAATATGCTGAAGACCTAAAATGA